One genomic window of Tatumella citrea includes the following:
- a CDS encoding fimbrial protein encodes MSQRLFATVFFSLIVSLLIPFSAQAFTCQANGTSISTSGSVNVYVNLQPTLQTNQNLVVNLGDSIKCKNDLPSSYKDPIRIGASSVYNGVLNNFTGSIGYYGTTYPFPTTSATAWVRHTWGSYQPWQAILYLTATGAAGGVVIQQGTLFATLRLEKSESETTVSQTIVWNLYANNTVTVPTGGCDVSSRNVTVQLPDYPGSASVPLTVHCGSTKALSYYLSGTTADSAASIFTNTSSASPASGIGVQLSNSSGVLTANKNVSLGNVGTTPVSLGLTASYARTSGQVVAGNVQSIVGVTFVYQ; translated from the coding sequence ATCAGCCAGCGCTTATTTGCCACTGTATTTTTTTCGTTAATTGTTTCGCTTCTGATTCCTTTTTCTGCACAGGCATTTACCTGTCAGGCTAATGGTACCAGCATAAGCACTTCCGGTAGTGTTAACGTTTATGTGAATCTACAACCGACCTTACAGACTAATCAGAACCTTGTGGTTAATCTTGGTGATAGCATCAAGTGTAAAAATGATTTGCCTTCATCTTATAAAGATCCTATCAGAATCGGCGCCTCATCCGTTTATAATGGTGTTTTAAATAATTTTACCGGTAGCATTGGCTATTATGGTACGACCTACCCTTTCCCCACCACTTCGGCAACCGCCTGGGTTCGTCACACCTGGGGAAGTTATCAGCCCTGGCAGGCGATTCTTTATCTGACTGCAACGGGCGCTGCAGGGGGCGTTGTTATACAACAAGGTACATTGTTTGCAACATTGCGACTGGAGAAAAGTGAATCAGAAACCACGGTTTCTCAGACCATTGTCTGGAATTTATATGCAAATAATACGGTGACGGTACCTACCGGGGGATGTGATGTTTCTTCGCGTAATGTCACTGTTCAGTTACCTGATTATCCGGGGTCTGCCAGTGTTCCTTTAACCGTTCACTGCGGTTCAACAAAAGCGCTCTCCTATTACTTATCTGGTACTACAGCTGACAGTGCTGCATCGATATTTACCAATACATCATCCGCTTCCCCTGCCAGTGGCATTGGTGTGCAATTATCAAATAGTAGTGGCGTTCTAACTGCGAATAAAAATGTGTCTCTGGGGAATGTGGGTACTACTCCGGTCAGTCTTGGGCTTACCGCTTCCTATGCCCGTACCTCCGGTCAGGTGGTTGCCGGTAACGTGCAGTCGATAGTCGGTGTGACCTTCGTTTACCAGTAA
- the afaD gene encoding AfaD family invasin: MKFTMTAISLGLLMVSAAASAGTVSNITTATTNVEFSSTSTVTNTLIPVTGLKAGAISSSTLLAKGTVSTNDTGPVAFGVTASDRHVESGSAFIATGGNNSNNTLSFSILPGNLLNVKVEDINGRTWAINGTSTGSMDYNVIVAGAQNVNADTYNISVDAAVYQP, translated from the coding sequence ATGAAATTTACTATGACCGCTATCTCTCTGGGCCTGCTGATGGTATCTGCAGCTGCATCTGCTGGCACTGTGTCTAACATTACTACTGCTACTACGAATGTTGAGTTTTCTTCTACGTCTACCGTGACTAACACCCTGATACCAGTAACTGGTCTTAAAGCAGGTGCGATTAGCTCCTCGACTCTTCTGGCAAAAGGTACTGTTTCTACAAATGATACCGGTCCTGTGGCTTTTGGCGTAACGGCATCTGATCGCCATGTTGAATCAGGCAGTGCCTTTATCGCAACAGGGGGAAATAATAGCAATAATACACTGAGTTTCAGTATTCTTCCTGGTAACCTTTTAAACGTTAAAGTTGAGGATATTAATGGCAGGACCTGGGCTATTAACGGTACATCAACGGGTAGCATGGACTACAATGTGATTGTGGCAGGAGCGCAGAATGTTAATGCTGATACCTACAACATCTCTGTTGATGCAGCGGTTTATCAGCCTTAA
- a CDS encoding fimbria/pilus periplasmic chaperone encodes MNRKTFLKASALAMLFFSGIASSIEHENVNKKTFTVTLGSSRVIYKEGTQGGSLSINNPQDYPILVQSMVFSEDKKGRAPFIVTPPLFRLDAKQQSRLRIVKSGNIPATDRETLYWLCVKGVPPDDDKQNSVSKGRSEINIDVMVSICSKMIYRPAQVNGDLISAAQKLHWEINGNKLNVENPTPFYMNINSVSVGGKPVTIADYIAPFGHKQYVSPGKGAVEWDILTDLGGVSKKFHENK; translated from the coding sequence ATGAATAGAAAAACATTTCTCAAAGCATCTGCGCTGGCTATGCTTTTTTTTTCTGGTATCGCATCATCAATTGAACATGAAAATGTCAATAAAAAAACATTTACGGTAACGCTCGGAAGTTCCCGGGTTATTTACAAAGAAGGCACTCAGGGCGGCTCTCTTTCGATAAATAATCCTCAGGATTATCCCATCCTTGTTCAGTCAATGGTTTTTTCTGAAGACAAGAAAGGTCGCGCTCCTTTCATTGTGACGCCGCCATTATTCCGGCTGGATGCGAAACAGCAGAGCCGGCTGCGCATTGTTAAATCCGGGAATATTCCTGCCACCGATCGTGAAACTCTGTACTGGCTGTGCGTCAAAGGTGTTCCACCGGACGACGATAAGCAGAATAGTGTAAGTAAGGGCCGGAGCGAAATTAATATCGATGTAATGGTGAGTATCTGCAGTAAGATGATTTACCGTCCGGCACAGGTAAACGGTGATCTTATTTCTGCTGCGCAAAAACTGCATTGGGAGATTAACGGTAATAAACTAAACGTTGAAAACCCTACACCATTTTATATGAATATCAATTCAGTGTCTGTCGGGGGTAAACCCGTTACCATAGCGGATTACATCGCGCCTTTTGGCCATAAGCAGTATGTTTCTCCAGGTAAAGGGGCGGTAGAGTGGGATATCCTGACTGACCTCGGTGGTGTTAGCAAAAAATTCCATGAAAATAAATAA
- a CDS encoding fimbria/pilus outer membrane usher protein — translation MFNENGQPPGRYLVDVYLNEKLVDSREIDFSVQKDQHGHSRLLPCLSLEQLAGYGIKVEDFSVLTTDGKCAHIDGIPAAESHFNLPMQQLTLSIPQVALRAPLRGIAPQALWNDGLPALLMNYSANFSRSELRGSSTQTNDTAWVNVQPGANIGAWRLRNSSTWDNFDTNSGLQTLWTYAERGFYDQKVRLTLGEKTTSGDVFDSVPFRGVMLSSDENMVPFNQSSFAPVIRGIARTQARVEIMQGGYSVYSDTVAPGPFAISDFTPVGSGSDLQVTVTEADGQKQFFTVPWQTPAIALHEGYFKYNLMMGKYRSSYHSVDSSTVGQVSAIYGLPYGMTVYSGLQQAENYRSGAAGMGTSLGRLGSVSLDTTTSRAQKKGKQRENGESWRLRYSNNIYGSNSTLTFNQQYASERYSSLSDALDTWRPDNYSSTSLNRGMRNRKTVTLSQPLGNAGALSLSATRLSYHNRSVHTNLMSGNYGINLNGIYTSLNLARNNRAQTDGSVVMDNVVSIWISIPLERWMGSSTRMSLQTISSSPGGSNQQVGLNGTAADNRLHWNVSQRRNSGNNHTTNSSALQAKWYGGYGQVGANYTYSPEWRQMSGDLEGGIVVHRGGVTFGQPLSDTVALVETPNASGVPVGYGMGVRTDFMGYTTVANMRPYQENVISIDPSVLPDDVDVSQTDIRVIPTAGAIIPVKFNTRSGKKILFNLKHKHAAIPFGAIATIKGESGQTGLVGDAGSVYLTGMPDKGGISVNWKGNQCTATYNLNVEKNKDLYVVDANCH, via the coding sequence TTGTTTAATGAAAACGGGCAACCGCCTGGTCGATATCTGGTCGATGTGTACCTGAACGAAAAGTTAGTTGATTCACGTGAAATTGATTTCAGTGTGCAGAAAGACCAGCATGGGCATTCCCGGCTGCTGCCCTGCCTGAGTCTTGAGCAACTCGCTGGCTATGGTATTAAAGTCGAAGATTTTTCCGTCCTTACCACTGATGGGAAGTGTGCGCACATTGATGGTATTCCGGCCGCGGAAAGCCATTTTAACCTGCCGATGCAACAGTTAACGCTGAGTATTCCACAGGTTGCACTGCGCGCACCGCTACGCGGTATTGCACCTCAGGCACTGTGGAATGATGGTCTGCCAGCCTTGCTGATGAACTACAGTGCCAATTTTTCCCGTTCTGAACTGCGTGGTTCCTCAACACAGACTAACGATACTGCGTGGGTTAATGTACAGCCCGGAGCGAATATTGGTGCCTGGCGTCTGCGTAACTCTTCTACCTGGGATAATTTTGATACTAATTCCGGGTTGCAGACGTTATGGACTTACGCCGAACGCGGTTTTTATGATCAAAAAGTCCGTCTGACCCTGGGCGAAAAAACAACGTCGGGCGATGTATTCGACAGCGTGCCTTTCCGTGGTGTCATGCTGAGTTCCGACGAAAATATGGTGCCTTTCAACCAGAGTTCTTTTGCGCCTGTTATCCGGGGTATTGCACGAACCCAGGCCCGGGTGGAAATTATGCAGGGCGGTTATTCTGTCTACAGTGATACAGTCGCACCCGGACCTTTCGCTATTTCAGATTTCACCCCTGTCGGCAGCGGCTCTGATTTACAGGTAACCGTAACGGAAGCTGACGGTCAGAAGCAGTTCTTCACCGTCCCCTGGCAGACACCTGCTATTGCGCTGCATGAAGGGTATTTCAAATACAATCTGATGATGGGTAAATACCGATCATCTTACCATTCAGTGGATTCATCTACTGTCGGCCAGGTATCCGCTATCTATGGATTGCCCTATGGTATGACGGTTTACTCCGGCCTGCAGCAGGCGGAAAACTATCGTTCGGGAGCCGCGGGGATGGGAACATCACTCGGGCGTTTAGGCAGTGTCAGCCTGGATACCACAACATCCCGGGCGCAAAAAAAAGGTAAGCAACGTGAAAACGGAGAAAGCTGGCGTTTGCGCTACAGCAACAATATCTATGGCAGCAACAGCACGCTGACTTTTAATCAGCAGTACGCTTCGGAAAGGTATAGTTCTTTGTCAGATGCGCTGGATACCTGGCGACCGGATAACTACAGCAGTACCAGTCTAAATCGTGGTATGCGGAACAGAAAGACAGTTACGCTATCACAGCCACTGGGGAACGCAGGAGCGCTGAGTCTGAGTGCTACGCGGTTGTCGTACCATAACAGGTCTGTGCATACCAACCTGATGAGTGGTAACTACGGCATCAACCTCAATGGAATTTATACTTCTCTGAACCTTGCGCGTAACAACCGTGCGCAGACTGATGGTTCGGTAGTGATGGATAACGTGGTCAGCATATGGATAAGTATACCTCTTGAGCGCTGGATGGGGTCGTCAACCAGAATGTCATTGCAGACAATATCGTCTTCACCGGGTGGTAGCAATCAGCAGGTGGGTCTTAACGGCACTGCTGCGGATAACCGCCTGCACTGGAATGTTAGTCAGCGTCGCAACTCTGGCAATAACCATACAACAAACAGCAGTGCGTTACAGGCTAAATGGTATGGCGGATACGGCCAGGTTGGAGCTAACTACACTTATTCTCCTGAATGGCGGCAGATGAGCGGTGACCTGGAAGGGGGCATTGTTGTGCACCGCGGAGGTGTAACCTTTGGTCAGCCGCTGAGTGACACGGTCGCACTGGTAGAAACCCCGAATGCTTCTGGCGTACCGGTCGGTTACGGTATGGGTGTGCGAACCGACTTTATGGGGTACACCACGGTAGCGAACATGCGGCCTTATCAGGAAAATGTTATCTCAATCGATCCTTCAGTATTACCGGACGACGTCGACGTTAGCCAGACTGATATACGCGTTATCCCAACTGCTGGTGCCATTATTCCAGTGAAGTTTAATACCCGAAGCGGTAAAAAGATCCTGTTTAATCTTAAACACAAGCATGCTGCTATCCCGTTTGGTGCGATTGCAACGATAAAAGGCGAATCGGGGCAAACCGGATTAGTGGGGGACGCAGGGTCTGTGTATCTGACCGGCATGCCAGATAAGGGAGGAATTAGTGTGAACTGGAAAGGTAATCAGTGCACCGCAACCTATAATCTCAACGTAGAAAAAAATAAAGATCTTTACGTTGTAGACGCCAACTGTCATTGA
- the afaD gene encoding AfaD family invasin produces MAGKYHWAGKLMLLTSLLISVAGTVFAAQDVKVTLRPSGQMQIAGRLGDERVIATGSVSVTRSSVDDNIVVWLNALQDGGRGGRYIITGKNNENNKLRVKLKAEDSHSDNNSGGIVFTGNRFTRTFEIVADGEQKITSDVYPINLQAGIETSL; encoded by the coding sequence ATGGCTGGAAAATACCATTGGGCGGGTAAACTGATGCTGCTGACTAGTCTGTTAATTTCTGTGGCAGGGACAGTGTTTGCCGCTCAGGATGTAAAGGTAACGCTGCGCCCATCGGGTCAGATGCAGATAGCCGGAAGGCTGGGTGATGAACGGGTGATTGCTACAGGGAGTGTTAGTGTTACTCGTAGCTCTGTCGACGACAATATCGTTGTCTGGCTTAATGCCCTGCAGGATGGAGGGCGCGGTGGTCGTTATATCATTACCGGGAAAAATAATGAAAACAACAAACTGCGCGTGAAGCTGAAAGCTGAAGACAGCCATTCTGATAATAATTCTGGTGGCATTGTTTTCACTGGCAACCGTTTTACCCGGACGTTTGAAATTGTCGCAGATGGTGAACAAAAGATCACATCTGATGTTTATCCCATTAATCTCCAGGCTGGGATCGAAACCAGTTTGTAG
- a CDS encoding nitrate- and nitrite sensing domain-containing protein — protein MMTDYIPTTLRFLLASRQCELNSLGCLLDSGELVGKVSVLIHHLQRERGTVNLFLCSEGRQTAADLRHREQDSLESQQDLMHYLDNAQALDPGQPQASRLFHCAARAVYALGVLQETRQQITGRVASLVAAVEVYNDTIRHLLSLVFAVSDASADPAISRALIALFSFMQGKELAGQERAIGVRIFSGHMPEDEDDHPAGQIVSLIERQEHYFTTFSEFSDPDNLGRWQEMATDSEFERLRRIACTRGSLSGNTDVSQHWFLLATRRIDTMKQLEDHLQHTLMALCRDRILSTQRACDEQQADINSLKTTMADSYGGYSVFMEHSSVDAHRPGGWLQSEGVQPQLGQSLLSLLRQQSQRLDAQNQELTDLREVLHQRKTVDSAKKLLMQHRQLSEDEAYKTLRQMAMDQNKKISDIAAALLSVAGVFDHPG, from the coding sequence ATGATGACTGACTATATACCGACTACCCTTCGTTTTTTACTGGCCTCCAGACAGTGTGAACTCAACAGCCTGGGCTGTTTGCTGGACAGTGGGGAGCTGGTAGGTAAAGTCAGCGTGCTTATCCATCATCTGCAACGTGAACGGGGTACAGTTAATCTGTTTCTGTGCAGTGAAGGACGGCAGACCGCAGCAGATTTACGCCACCGTGAGCAGGACTCACTGGAGTCCCAGCAGGATCTGATGCACTATCTCGACAATGCTCAGGCGCTGGACCCGGGCCAGCCACAGGCCAGCCGGTTATTTCACTGCGCTGCCAGAGCCGTGTATGCGCTGGGAGTATTACAGGAAACCCGTCAGCAGATTACCGGCAGGGTCGCCTCCCTGGTGGCTGCGGTAGAAGTCTACAACGATACTATCCGTCACCTGCTGTCACTGGTGTTTGCGGTCTCTGATGCTTCGGCTGATCCGGCCATCTCGCGGGCCCTGATTGCCTTGTTCAGTTTTATGCAGGGCAAGGAGCTGGCAGGCCAGGAAAGGGCGATTGGGGTGCGTATCTTCAGCGGACATATGCCGGAAGATGAGGATGATCATCCGGCCGGGCAGATAGTCAGCCTGATTGAACGTCAGGAACACTACTTTACCACCTTCAGTGAATTCAGCGACCCGGACAACCTGGGCCGTTGGCAGGAGATGGCAACCGACAGCGAATTTGAACGGTTACGTCGGATTGCCTGTACCCGGGGCAGTTTGTCGGGGAATACTGATGTCAGCCAGCACTGGTTTCTACTGGCTACCCGGCGTATCGATACCATGAAACAACTGGAAGATCATTTGCAGCACACGCTGATGGCGCTGTGCCGTGACCGTATTCTCAGTACTCAGCGTGCCTGTGACGAGCAACAGGCAGATATTAACAGTCTGAAAACGACGATGGCTGACAGCTATGGCGGGTATTCGGTGTTTATGGAGCACTCTTCTGTAGACGCGCACCGGCCGGGAGGCTGGCTGCAAAGTGAAGGTGTTCAGCCACAGCTCGGGCAGTCGCTGCTCTCCCTGTTACGTCAGCAATCACAGCGACTGGATGCACAGAATCAGGAGCTGACGGATCTGCGCGAGGTTCTTCATCAGCGGAAAACCGTGGACAGTGCCAAGAAACTGCTGATGCAGCACCGACAACTGAGCGAAGATGAAGCCTATAAAACTCTGCGTCAGATGGCGATGGATCAGAATAAAAAGATCTCAGATATCGCCGCTGCATTGCTGTCGGTCGCCGGTGTATTCGACCATCCTGGCTAA
- a CDS encoding CmpA/NrtA family ABC transporter substrate-binding protein, giving the protein MSQQTKTDRTFSRRRFLQGSAAITGSLLMPGLMNSVWAAGSDAPELKTVQIGFIPLTDCASVVMAAAKGFDKKYGIRIVPQKQASWATVRDKLLSGELDAAHILYGELYGLHMGLAGPATPMANLLTINQNGQGITLANQLRDAGITDLPALQRHIDANPPGTYTFAQTFPTGTHAMWLYYWLATAGIHPLQQIRSLVVPPPQMVVNMKIGNMQGCCVGEPWNQRAISENVGFTAATSQQIWPDHPEKILGTRGDWVTAHPNTARALTAAVLEAGRWIDASDANRQETASIIAGRAVINTDVHAIAGRMQGRYENGLGQTWQDAHPMRFYHDGEVSFPWLSDGMWFLTQHRRWGLLKKEPDYLAVARQINRIDIYKQAAAAVGNVPLPGSEMRSSVLMDGKRWDGSDPAGYLNSFSIQQPVRPA; this is encoded by the coding sequence ATGAGCCAACAGACAAAAACAGACCGGACTTTCTCCCGACGCAGATTTTTGCAAGGGAGCGCCGCGATAACCGGTAGCCTGCTGATGCCGGGGCTGATGAATAGTGTATGGGCAGCCGGTTCTGATGCACCGGAACTGAAAACCGTACAGATCGGGTTTATTCCCCTCACGGATTGTGCCTCGGTAGTCATGGCAGCGGCGAAAGGCTTCGATAAAAAATACGGCATCCGCATTGTGCCGCAGAAACAGGCCAGCTGGGCGACGGTCCGCGACAAACTGTTGTCCGGTGAGCTTGACGCAGCCCACATTCTGTATGGCGAACTGTACGGATTGCATATGGGGCTGGCAGGGCCGGCAACGCCAATGGCCAACCTGTTGACCATTAATCAGAACGGCCAGGGGATTACCCTGGCAAATCAGCTGCGGGACGCCGGGATTACCGATCTGCCAGCCCTGCAACGACATATCGATGCAAATCCGCCCGGCACCTATACCTTTGCACAGACCTTTCCTACCGGAACACATGCCATGTGGCTGTACTACTGGCTGGCAACGGCGGGTATTCATCCGTTACAGCAAATTCGTAGCCTGGTGGTTCCGCCCCCACAGATGGTCGTCAATATGAAAATCGGCAATATGCAGGGGTGCTGCGTCGGGGAGCCATGGAACCAGCGGGCAATTAGCGAGAATGTGGGTTTTACTGCGGCAACCTCACAGCAAATCTGGCCGGATCATCCGGAAAAAATCCTCGGTACCCGTGGCGACTGGGTCACTGCTCATCCTAATACTGCCCGGGCATTGACTGCCGCGGTGCTGGAAGCCGGACGCTGGATTGATGCCAGCGACGCTAACCGGCAGGAAACCGCCAGCATCATTGCCGGTCGTGCAGTGATCAATACCGATGTGCATGCCATCGCCGGGCGAATGCAGGGGCGTTATGAAAATGGCCTGGGGCAGACATGGCAGGATGCCCATCCGATGCGTTTCTACCACGATGGTGAAGTTAGCTTCCCGTGGCTCTCAGACGGGATGTGGTTTCTGACCCAGCACAGACGCTGGGGTTTGCTAAAAAAAGAGCCTGATTACCTGGCTGTCGCCCGGCAAATCAACCGTATCGATATTTATAAACAGGCAGCAGCAGCGGTAGGAAATGTACCGCTGCCCGGCAGCGAAATGCGCAGTAGCGTTCTGATGGACGGCAAACGCTGGGATGGCAGCGATCCTGCCGGCTATCTCAATAGTTTTAGTATTCAAC